One Syngnathus acus chromosome 13, fSynAcu1.2, whole genome shotgun sequence genomic window carries:
- the serpinf2b gene encoding serpin peptidase inhibitor, clade F (alpha-2 antiplasmin, pigment epithelium derived factor), member 2b isoform X1, translating to MFQEMDLRLTLLFICLYNQGVTNAQVAGEESTPSVPLNPSQKVNESTPEPSLSTPAPDEEDSEEDEGCAVIGRNSEASDAVAAAVQKLGMELLQHLKTTPEQPNVIISPFSIALALSQLALGAVNETEELLMQHLHGNTITCYHHAVNHVLTLLRNSDLKIGTRIFLRRGFIPKEDFLVESKRLYDSEPAVLENLKQLNDWVENATNGKMKDFLSALPPNMLLMLINAVHFKGEWEARFDPQTTTTGAFFLNDKQMVNVDIMENFKHPLSFLFDSELESQVASFPFVRGMSFLVIMPMSGHVNISSLAPKLNISSVYSRLPKQRVVHVKVPKFKLEYAQELQEVFTKMGLGEMFSSPNLADMADGPLLVSSIQHKAAMEINEEGAEASAATTVVISRSSSPIFYLSHPFLFALVEEKTKVPIFMGVVNNPNPDAQVLPRGEKKSKDKDEVQSDMNQMGALGGPPK from the exons ATGTTTCAG GAGATGGATCTTCGCTTGACACTCCTCTTCATCTGTCTCTACAACCAAGGAGTGACT AATGCTCAGGTGGCAGGAGAAGAGTCGACCCCATCGGTGCCCCTGAATCCCAGCCAAAAG GTAAACGAAAGCACGCCAGAGCCGAGTCTGTCAACGCCCGCACCCGACGAGGAGGACtcggaggaggacgagggcTGCGCGGTCATCGGCCGCAACTCGGAGGCCAGCGATGCTGTCGCCGCCGCCGTTCAGAAGTTGGGCATGGAGCTGCTGCAGCATCTCAAAACCACGCCCGAGCAGCCCAATGTCATCATATCGCCTTTCAGCATCGCTTTGGCGCTCTCCCAGTTGGCTCTTG GTGCCGTCAACGAGACCGAGGAACTGCTGATGCAAcatctccatggcaacaccATCACGTGCTACCACCACGCCGTCAATCACGTCTTGACACTGCTCCGAAACAGCGACCTGAAAATCGGCACCCGCATCTTCCTTCGCCGAg GCTTTATTCCAAAGGAGGACTTCCTCGTGGAATCCAAACGCCTGTACGACTCGGAGCCGGCCGTCCTGGAGAACCTGAAGCAGCTCAACGACTGGGTGGAAAACGCCACCAACGGGAAGATGAAGGACTTCCTGTCTGCGTTGCCGCCTAACATGCTGCTCATGCTCATCAACGCCGTCCACTTCAAAG GTGAATGGGAAGCTCGCTTCGACCCGCAGACCACCACCACCGGCGCCTTCTTCCTGAACGACAAGCAGATGGTCAACGTGGACATCATGGAAAATTTCAAACATCCTTTGAGTTTTCTTTTCGACAGTGAACTCGAGTCCCAG GTCGCAAGCTTCCCGTTTGTGAGGGGGATGAGCTTTTTAGTAATCATGCCCATGTCCGGTCACGTCAACATTTCCTCGCTTGCTCCTAAGCTGAATATTTCCAGCGTTTACTCTCGTCTGCCCAAGCAAAGAGTCGTTCACGTCAAAGTCCCCAAATTCAAGCTGGAGTACGCTCAGGAGCTGCAGGAGGTCTTCACCAAAATGG GCCTCGGAGAGATGTTTTCCAGCCCCAACCTAGCCGACATGGCCGACGGGCCCTTACTGGTGTCCAGCATCCAGCACAAAGCCGCCATGGAGATCAACGAGGAGGGGGCGGAGGCTTCCGCCGCCACCACCGTCGTCATCTCGCGCTCGTCCAGTCCGATTTTCTACCTGAGCCACCCCTTCCTCTTCGCCCTCGTGGAGGAGAAGACGAAAGTGCCGATTTTTATGGGCGTCGTCAACAACCCCAATCCCGACGCGCAGGTCTTGccgagaggagaaaaaaagagtaagGATAAAGATGAGGTGCAAAGTGATATGAATCAAATGGGCGCGTTGGGAGGCCCTCCCAAGTAG
- the serpinf2b gene encoding serpin peptidase inhibitor, clade F (alpha-2 antiplasmin, pigment epithelium derived factor), member 2b isoform X2 — translation MDLRLTLLFICLYNQGVTNAQVAGEESTPSVPLNPSQKVNESTPEPSLSTPAPDEEDSEEDEGCAVIGRNSEASDAVAAAVQKLGMELLQHLKTTPEQPNVIISPFSIALALSQLALGAVNETEELLMQHLHGNTITCYHHAVNHVLTLLRNSDLKIGTRIFLRRGFIPKEDFLVESKRLYDSEPAVLENLKQLNDWVENATNGKMKDFLSALPPNMLLMLINAVHFKGEWEARFDPQTTTTGAFFLNDKQMVNVDIMENFKHPLSFLFDSELESQVASFPFVRGMSFLVIMPMSGHVNISSLAPKLNISSVYSRLPKQRVVHVKVPKFKLEYAQELQEVFTKMGLGEMFSSPNLADMADGPLLVSSIQHKAAMEINEEGAEASAATTVVISRSSSPIFYLSHPFLFALVEEKTKVPIFMGVVNNPNPDAQVLPRGEKKSKDKDEVQSDMNQMGALGGPPK, via the exons ATGGATCTTCGCTTGACACTCCTCTTCATCTGTCTCTACAACCAAGGAGTGACT AATGCTCAGGTGGCAGGAGAAGAGTCGACCCCATCGGTGCCCCTGAATCCCAGCCAAAAG GTAAACGAAAGCACGCCAGAGCCGAGTCTGTCAACGCCCGCACCCGACGAGGAGGACtcggaggaggacgagggcTGCGCGGTCATCGGCCGCAACTCGGAGGCCAGCGATGCTGTCGCCGCCGCCGTTCAGAAGTTGGGCATGGAGCTGCTGCAGCATCTCAAAACCACGCCCGAGCAGCCCAATGTCATCATATCGCCTTTCAGCATCGCTTTGGCGCTCTCCCAGTTGGCTCTTG GTGCCGTCAACGAGACCGAGGAACTGCTGATGCAAcatctccatggcaacaccATCACGTGCTACCACCACGCCGTCAATCACGTCTTGACACTGCTCCGAAACAGCGACCTGAAAATCGGCACCCGCATCTTCCTTCGCCGAg GCTTTATTCCAAAGGAGGACTTCCTCGTGGAATCCAAACGCCTGTACGACTCGGAGCCGGCCGTCCTGGAGAACCTGAAGCAGCTCAACGACTGGGTGGAAAACGCCACCAACGGGAAGATGAAGGACTTCCTGTCTGCGTTGCCGCCTAACATGCTGCTCATGCTCATCAACGCCGTCCACTTCAAAG GTGAATGGGAAGCTCGCTTCGACCCGCAGACCACCACCACCGGCGCCTTCTTCCTGAACGACAAGCAGATGGTCAACGTGGACATCATGGAAAATTTCAAACATCCTTTGAGTTTTCTTTTCGACAGTGAACTCGAGTCCCAG GTCGCAAGCTTCCCGTTTGTGAGGGGGATGAGCTTTTTAGTAATCATGCCCATGTCCGGTCACGTCAACATTTCCTCGCTTGCTCCTAAGCTGAATATTTCCAGCGTTTACTCTCGTCTGCCCAAGCAAAGAGTCGTTCACGTCAAAGTCCCCAAATTCAAGCTGGAGTACGCTCAGGAGCTGCAGGAGGTCTTCACCAAAATGG GCCTCGGAGAGATGTTTTCCAGCCCCAACCTAGCCGACATGGCCGACGGGCCCTTACTGGTGTCCAGCATCCAGCACAAAGCCGCCATGGAGATCAACGAGGAGGGGGCGGAGGCTTCCGCCGCCACCACCGTCGTCATCTCGCGCTCGTCCAGTCCGATTTTCTACCTGAGCCACCCCTTCCTCTTCGCCCTCGTGGAGGAGAAGACGAAAGTGCCGATTTTTATGGGCGTCGTCAACAACCCCAATCCCGACGCGCAGGTCTTGccgagaggagaaaaaaagagtaagGATAAAGATGAGGTGCAAAGTGATATGAATCAAATGGGCGCGTTGGGAGGCCCTCCCAAGTAG